GAAGGTGACGCTGCTCCGCCCACCGGAGGCCGCGGCTACTTCGGCAGCGCCGTCTTCCCCATCTTCAGGATGAGCTTGAAGTGCTCGGCGGTGACGGGGGCCACGCTGAGCCGGCTGCGGGTGATGAGCGGGAAGTCCTTCAGCGCGGCGGTGGCCTTGACGGTGGCCAGCTCCACGGGTGCCTTGACGGGGATGACGGCGGCCACCTTCACGGAGGCCCAGTCCTCACCCGGGGCGGTGGAGTCCTCGGTCGCCAGCGTGAGCACCTGCGCCACGCCCACCACGGCCTTGCCCTCGTTGGAGTGGTAGTAGAGGCACAGGTCCCCGGGCTTCATCGCCCGCAGGTTGTTGCGGGCCTCGAAGCTGCGGATGCCCGTCCACTCCGTCTGCTTGTCCTTCTCGAGCTGCGCGTACGGGTACACCGTCGGCTCGCTCTTGATGAGCCAGTACTGGGTCTTCGACATGGCGGCGCACCATAGAGCACGTCCGCGTCGCCGCGCGCGGTGTTCCTCAGTGCAGCAGGTCGGAGACCGGCCGCCCGGGCCCGGAGGCCGTCAGGCACTGGGCGGCCCACGTCAGCCGCTCCACCTCCCGGAGGCTCGCGAGCATGGCGGC
The genomic region above belongs to Myxococcus guangdongensis and contains:
- a CDS encoding EVE domain-containing protein, translated to MSKTQYWLIKSEPTVYPYAQLEKDKQTEWTGIRSFEARNNLRAMKPGDLCLYYHSNEGKAVVGVAQVLTLATEDSTAPGEDWASVKVAAVIPVKAPVELATVKATAALKDFPLITRSRLSVAPVTAEHFKLILKMGKTALPK